The stretch of DNA GAAAACAATGTAATGACATTCCAGAAATTCTGATAGAATTCTGCGATAAAGCCATCAGGGCCTGAAGCTTTGTTATGTTTCATGTGGAACACCGCAGCTCTCATCTTATTTTCAGAGAAAGCTGTTGTGAGGATGTCATTCTCTTCTGCCGTGACTCGTGAAATATCATCAGTCCGGGTTTCATCAAGGGTGAAATTCCTTTCATACAGCGCCCTGGACAGAGATTTGTGGTATTTGGTGATAGAGCTTTTGAGAACTTCCTGACCTTCGATCCGCCTCTTATCTTGTTGGAGACTAAAAGTACATTCTTCCTATGCCGAGCATTGGTGAACAATTGGAAGTATCGTGTATTACTATCTCCCTTCAAGATAAAATCAGCTTTGGATCTTTGATAATATTTGGTTTATTGTTCTCGCAAAAGATGTGCAGTATAGAGTTAAACAACATAACacatgtcgtggttttagttcaaaacaACACGGAACAGAAGTAGGAGTTAACACATTACAGGCTACAGCTCAAAAAGCAAATAGTTTTTTTTAGGGTACGCCAAAGGTTTACCATAGCCTTATAGAAAATAAAATATAAGAGATTACACGGTAGGTAGATAGACCTCACACGGCGCATCCACCCTACCCTCCACAAGAGCAAATAGTTCAAAAGCTAGATAGGGATCAGGTGGACTTTTTTTCCCGACAAATGATGGATTTTATTATCTCAACATGAAGCATCAAGTGGATGCAAACACAATGAACACATATGCGATGGAACTATACATAGCTAGGATACACACAATCACCATCAACCCACGCACAAATAAACACAGACCAAAGGTAAAAAAAACTCGAAGCGGTGAAAACAGTGATCAACAAGCAATAGTTTGAAACCCATGGATCAGATGGACTTGCGACCAGATATTTCATATTCCCTGCAGATATGCGCTTGCATGACATAGGCTCAATTCGGGTTCGTCGAATGAAGTTGAATCTGAGCCAGAAAATGCATGGCCGAACGGATCGAGAGACTATTTGTGTACCAGCTCAGCTGTTTTCTGGCGATGAACAACTGAACAGATAGCTACACAAGTCTTAAGATAGTCCAAATAGCATGAGCATCCATGCACCAGATGTTGCACTCTCGTGTGTGTCAGTGTGTGTCATCTTCTCCTGAACCATCCCGACACACGCCGACGTGTCCCTTTGGCGCCTGCGTATGCATCTATAATTGGTGCGAGCTCGCCAGATCAAGAAGTATACAGAGTCTCTCCGCAGAAAGAAAAAGTATACAGAGCCAACACTAGGTagcttccggcggcggcggcgcggcatggCGGGGCAGGGACAGCGGCTGAACGTGGTGCCGACGGTGACGGTGATGGGCATGATCAAGGCGCGGCTGGCGGCGGCCACCCGCGGCCACGCGCTGCTCAAGAAGAAGTCGGACGCGCTCACCGTGCAGTTCCGAGCCATCCTCAAGCGCATCGTGGCCGCCAAGGAGGCCGTGGGCGACTCCATGcgcggcgcctccctctccctcgccgagGCGCTCTACGTCGCCGGCGGGCCCCTCCGGCACGTCATCCAGCAGTCCGTCGCCGGCCCCGCCCGCCTCCGCGTGCGCGCCCGCCACGACAACATCGCCGGCGTCCGCCTCCCCCGCTTTGAGCACTTCACGGACGGCGCCGGCGCCAGGGCGCCGTTGCTCGccgggctcgccggcggcgggcAGCAGGTGTCGGCCTGCCGTGCGGCGCACGCCCGCGCCGTCGAGCTGCTGGTGGAGCTGGCGTCGCTGCAGACGTCGTTCCTGACGCTGGACGAGGCGATCAAGACGACCAACCGGCGCGTGAACGCGCTGGAGCACGTGGTGAAGCCGCAGCTGGAGAACACCGTTACGTACATCAGGGGCGAGCTTGACGAGCAGGAGAGGGAGGAGTTCTTCCGTCTTAAGAAGATCCAGGCCGTCAAGCAGCACGAGCTGGAGCGCCAGATGGAGTCCGCGAAGCTCTACGCCGGGGAGAAGGTCGCCGGCGAGGTCGCACTCAAGCGCGGCGTCTCCCTCGGCACCGCCGCCACCATGCTGGACAGTGGCGACGGCCAGAGGGACGAAGACATCATTTTTTGACACACCTGATCCGGAAGCTAGCTACTGTGACGTATCACGTAGTATATGAGTACTAGGAGTATTTTGCATGCAAAAAGTCCGGTAAAAATATATTGAGTTCTTTCATTTGAAATTTGCATAATATACTCcttgtctcataatataagactgTTTTGCAAGCTGATTAGGGAGTAGAAGTTCCGCGGTTCATGTAGCAACATTTATGTAGTCCTGCATATATATATTGAAAAAGTTGTGGCTACACCCAGACACACAATCACAATCACCTACAACATTTGTCATAATCAAAGTCACAAAGTTTCAGAAATTATGACTCGGTGTATAACAACTACACTGATATTGCGTGACTAAAATGAAAGGACACCAATCCGAACGTTCACTGGAAAGCATGGCATTTACGAAAGGCCTCATGGCAGTTTTGTGTGTGTGCGGGGAGGTTGGGTTGGCATTTTTTAAAACTGCGATGGCAGTTTTTTTTTAATTGTGGAGGTTTTTTGGCGTAAAAACGCCACCGTCAGATGCAGATCTAACGGATCCGGGGGCGTTCGTCATGATCTGGTTCCCCGCGTTCGCCAGATAGCATTTCCCAAACGGAAGGAGAGAATCATCAATCTGATCTTTCACGCCATTTGCATGGATATAACATGGGATCTTCATGGCCACAAACCGAAACTACATGCTATGGACATATAAATACAACACTTTGCGACTACAATGCTGATATAAGAATATGATACAGTGCCATTGGCGTACTCACGGAAAAAAACTAGTGAGATCCACGAATAACTTTCCAATAgcctttttatatttttatttctcCTGCCAGCAGATGAAAGTGCAGGGGGTTGATTGGGTTACTGAAAGTTTGTCGAGATGTTAGAGGAAACTGATATGAGTATAGCAGAGATTTTGCGACACACTTGTTTCTCTTGTTGCCAACAAGCAAGGAACTGGTCCATGAGTGATCGCGGAATGTTATTATTTCTCTATCCGTGGAATCAAAGCGGGTGAGCGTCGGAGCATCATTATGTTTGTGTTTTGCTGTTCCCATGCTCATTAGAGCAAAAGAATGCAACTCAAAGCATAAATATACAGAGCATAGGAGGACAGCTCCACATTTCGAACTAATCTGGGCAGAGATGGATTTTGTACTCTAGAAATGCCGCGTGTTTCAAAATTTAGTCCGCACTAGTTGGGTTACCACAAAGAAACATTTGTACTGATTTTGATCTCTGGACTTACCATTTACAGAAGCATCACTTCTTTGCGACCCTTCGTAACCTCATTTGGTTGCCTCAAATAAAATCATCCATGACCTCAGAGTAAAACTGCATGTTATGGGCGTATAAATACAACACTTTTGTGAATAGTCGTGAGATCCATGAATAAGTTTCATGTGGTGGCCTGCGTGTGAGATTTATgcttttttatctttttatttctcTGGCCTTTAGCTTGCTTTTTATGAAGTAATGCTCCATCTGCAAACCAAAGCATTGGTACTGATGTTAGCGGAACTGAGATAAACACCAGTGGCGCAACAGGAGGCCTTCTTTTGCGGTCACGAGGAAGAATCAAAGTGATTGGGGTTTAGTATGCCATCGGTGTGAACGAAAACAGAGCACAATTATGATTAGGATGCAGCTGCTCGATGTTTTCACAGCGTTGCTCCATGTCGCAAATAATTCAAGCAAGGATGGTGTTTTGGAGTTGGCTTTTCTACCTTATTTCTGATTGTAGATGCTAAGGACGTGCATAAACCCGGGCAAACGTCAGGCCGGGCCGGGTCTTTGGCCAagcttgtaaaagcccgaccttcatttctcaagcctgAGCCCAGCCCAAAGCCCAAATTACTCCCTGTATTCAAGCACAAGCCCAGCCCAAAAACAAGCCCGAAGCCCAAAAGCCCAGGCCAAATGCTGTTTTTAGTGCAAGCCCGGcccaaaatacaaaaaaattaaagcCCAAGCCCAGACCAAACTATCTTCCAGGCTGCAAAAcaaagcccaagcccggcccaggTTTTCAGGCCAGGCTCAGGCCAGGCTGTCCATGCCCAGGTTGAGACGTGCATAGGTGAGATCTTCAACCTACCGTGTGCCTTTGCTCCAACATCATGTAGAAGAAGCACCATTGGATAAGCTTTGTGGTGAACTAATCAATAAAGTTCTTGTTTGTGGTGAACTAATCAGTAACGTCTAGCCAGGTTTATTTTTTGGATTATGTACTTTTCTCACTTTAGAGCTAACAAGCTAAATCATTGTAACTGTCACTCGAATACATATCGACTAATCCTTGCTAAGAGCTCTTTTCCTTTAGAAGGACCTAATAAGTGGCatacgtgtggcacttatcatttgggGGTAAAATAAAGTTAAGAGCTATTTCCATCAAACAAGAAAAGTATGATCAACTAGAAACGTGCTGGTGCAGGAACTAACAGCGCAAACAAATGCAATGTGTAGTAACTCGCTAAGAATCCATGAACAGACATTGAAATACTTTGTACACATCAGCCAAACTGACCCACGGCGGCTGACATAAGGATCACAGTTGACAGAAAAGAAGCATTGGTAGTCCACCGAAAGATGCCCCAGCTCCCAAGGGATCAGGAAACTAAACAGTAGCTGACTGAACTCTTAGCCCTGATGATGTTTGTGACAGGAAGTGCTGATAAATACATACTCTGGCATTCAGCCCTTCAAGGAGTACTTCTTTCCCGTGAATGCTGAAAACTTCGGCTCCTCTTTCTTCGGATCCTCCTTTGCATCCTTGTCGGGCACCTGGCATTGATGCACAAGATGTTAAGATGACACTAGCGTTTAAAAGCTGCATGTTACAGAACACAAACCTTTTCTGTTCCTTTTGATGACTGGCTTCCACCAGAGCCAAAGACAAGCTTTCCTGTGGTTTTACGTGGCGCCGTGATCTGTGGTGTGGAGGCTGCTGAGGGCTGAACACTGTTGGTTGCATTAGCTTGTCGCTTTGCAGGCGAAGAGGATGATGCATCCAAATCTTTAGCAGGCTTCCCATCCAAGCGCCTTCCAGGACCAGTGAAGGGGCTGAACTTTGGTTCCTCCTCATCTTGAGCCTCTGCAATAGCAACATGCAGGTCCTTCCTTACTAATGAACGGCAAGATATATTGATGCATTCCACCAAAAGTTACCAGTTAAGCACGAAGCAAGAAAGCTACCTGCAGCAGGATCAGCGCTGGGAGGAGCAGTAGGTTTTGGTCGCTCAGGTTCTTTATAGTCAAGTGGTGGGGCAAAGTCAACCTCACAATCAGTCTCAATTATACTTATAGCACTGGCAGGCTTTGTTTCAACTATATCAATGTAGTACTTCTTGTTATTATATGCCACCATAATGCTGTCACCAGTGGTTAGACAAGAGTAGTTCCGCAAAGTTTTTTCCAAGCTGCAATAATGACATGAACAGGAAATTAGTATTCTTCCCTCGCAAAAAAAAGGAAATTAGTATTCTTAAGATCTCACACTACTCGTACAAGGAAACTCCAGTGACGGTGCAACAGACAACAGTCATAGCAAAATAAGGCAAAGAAGTTCCCAAGGAAAAGGAAATAGTTTTATCAGAACAATACTAACATTGCTTTGGGATTTGAAATGTCCAAGAAGTCAGTTGTATGAGGCTGCAGCTTCACATATGTGCCCTTTGGGAGGTTGGCATTTTTTATAAACACCATATCTCCTTCTTGCAAAAGAAGATTTTGCATCATCTGATGAGTACATGGTAGTTAGTTTGATTGAGATGATGGTATCACATAAAAGTAAGCGTGAAAATATCTTAAACCTGGGCCTACCCagtatggcatgtagatcatcccttcttctgcaatgaactctaggACACCACAGTGTGAAGTGCGTTCTGCTGCTGTGTTGCGTACTTCAAATAGCATAGGGTACTCAATATGCAGAGACGCTGCAGAGGAAGTAACATATATTTGAGAATTtagcatagttcaaaaaagcgctaggcgttaattgtgcgttttgccaccgccttgcgcttttctgatcaaagcgcatgcttatgcacaaTTATGCGCAGTTATGTCCTAGCCGTTTTGAtatcgcctagagcctaggcgcacttaagcgctcgcttaggcgcgccttcttTAACTATGGAATTTAGTGGAAATAGTGCACAGAATAAACGCAGAAACAAAGTAAACTATCAACATATGCCTCTTACTAACACTGCCAACTTACCAAGACGATCAAGTGCCGAAGGTGGCATGATAACTGAAAAGAAAAAAGGTAATAATCATTTCAACTGCCAAAAGTAACTTAAAGACACAAGGAAATTAGTGAAGAGAGAGCATACTTTTGTCACCAGATTCAAGCTGTGGCTGCAAGAAAGGGTACAAAAGATCTTTCAGATAAATTCATGGAAAATAATACTTTACTTTGAAGAGTAATAATTCCGCTAGATTTAAAACGTATTTTCAGAACATGGGGGCAAAGGAGCACTTTATTTTGAACCCCCCAAAACAAGTGCTtaaaacatttaaaaaaaattgaaattttttacATGAATATGCATGCATGTGGTCTAAGTACGTGTGAAATTTCGTTCAAAAAATTGTTGTATTGTACGCTGCAGAAAAAAGACAAAATTTCggtccaaaataaataaaaaaactggCCCCAATTTGCATGTATTTTGTCTTTTTTGTATCTCTCGCATGGAGGCACGTATATTGGTGAAATTTTGGCACGCTATACtgcactgctatacatgcatgcacacaaaattttggaatttttcaagccgtacaaaTTCGTTTTTTGAACTTCAAAATAACGGGCACAAAGTACCCGTGTTTAGATATCAATTTTCGCGCTAGATTCTTCTATACATTAATGAGACAAGGCCGCAAAGTGAATGGAAACATGCTGACAGGCAGCATGTACTTAGTTACTGAGAAATCACTTTTTTAGTTGTCTCAACCTATAAATCATGTCAAAAAAAACCTATAAATCATGTTAACTAGGAACAGAAAGGGTCATAATCAGATGCTCAAGATTAAAAGCCGACAATCAAACACAGTTGAGAGGGAGAACAAAAAACATGTAGATATACAATTTCTAACCATTCCTTAACCAGACAGAAGCAATGCCACCAGAACATAGACGAGAAATCAGATTAATACTCCAGAGAAAATACCGATCTCACATGATCCATGGAACTATAGAAGTGGATAATGCATGAAAACTCATGCAT from Triticum dicoccoides isolate Atlit2015 ecotype Zavitan chromosome 6A, WEW_v2.0, whole genome shotgun sequence encodes:
- the LOC119316252 gene encoding ubiquitin fusion degradation protein 1 homolog translates to MNMYFEGYGYRGSTFEQTYRCYPASFIDKPQLESGDKIIMPPSALDRLASLHIEYPMLFEVRNTAAERTSHCGVLEFIAEEGMIYMPYWMMQNLLLQEGDMVFIKNANLPKGTYVKLQPHTTDFLDISNPKAILEKTLRNYSCLTTGDSIMVAYNNKKYYIDIVETKPASAISIIETDCEVDFAPPLDYKEPERPKPTAPPSADPAAEAQDEEEPKFSPFTGPGRRLDGKPAKDLDASSSSPAKRQANATNSVQPSAASTPQITAPRKTTGKLVFGSGGSQSSKGTEKVPDKDAKEDPKKEEPKFSAFTGKKYSLKG
- the LOC119318990 gene encoding V-type proton ATPase subunit D-like is translated as MAGQGQRLNVVPTVTVMGMIKARLAAATRGHALLKKKSDALTVQFRAILKRIVAAKEAVGDSMRGASLSLAEALYVAGGPLRHVIQQSVAGPARLRVRARHDNIAGVRLPRFEHFTDGAGARAPLLAGLAGGGQQVSACRAAHARAVELLVELASLQTSFLTLDEAIKTTNRRVNALEHVVKPQLENTVTYIRGELDEQEREEFFRLKKIQAVKQHELERQMESAKLYAGEKVAGEVALKRGVSLGTAATMLDSGDGQRDEDIIF